A single region of the Malus sylvestris chromosome 8, drMalSylv7.2, whole genome shotgun sequence genome encodes:
- the LOC126631407 gene encoding uncharacterized protein LOC126631407 — translation MVKYNIHDRVATPYHPQTSGQVEISNREIKKILETTVNASPKDWSLKLNDELWVYRTAYKTPTGMSPFRLVYGEKRKLQLNELEERRNEAYVNAKIYKERTKKFHDKAIIRKEFVPSQKVLLYNSRLRLFPGKLQSKWTGPFEVIHVMPHGAIEIKNLQNGELFKVNGHRLKHYLDLILPEIKEVAYFEAPSSVTP, via the exons ATGGTGAAATACAACATTCATGATCGTGTTGCTACTCCGTATCATCCACAAACGAGTGGGCAAGTTGAGATTTCCAATCGAGAGATCAAGAAGATTTTAGAGACAACGGTAAATGCATCACCCAAAGACTGGTCTCTCAAGCTCAATGATGAATTGTGGGTGTATAGGACAGCATATAAAACGCCTACTGGGATGTCTCCTTTTCGTTTGGTGTATG GCGAGAAGAGAAAACTTCAGTTGAATGAGCTTGAAGAACGGCGAAATGAGGCTTACGTAAATGCCAAAATCTACAAGGAACGCACCAAAAAGTTTCATGACAAAGCTATTATTCGAAAGGAGTTTGTACCTAGTCAGAAGGTCTTGCTCTACAACTCCAGACTTCGTCTTTTTCCAGGCAAACTGCAGTCTAAGTGGACTGGTCCCTTCGAAGTCATTCACGTTATGCCTCATGGTGCCATTGAAATCAAGAATCTGCAAAATGGAGAGTTGTTCAAGGTTAACGGGCACCGTCTCAAGCATTACTTGGATTTGATTTTACCAGAAATCAAAGAAGTTGCCTATTTTGAGGCCCCATCATCTGTCACTCCTTAG